The DNA window ccccaactaacaaaaatattgctttttaaaaaattaaatgtaattttttttttttaatttgataattatagatcaaaagaataaaaaagtctccacaaaattaaataaatttagtaagagtaattataatataagtataaatatttttttaatgataaataagcCCCCACAAAGTAAAAATTCTGTGTCCGTCACTGCATACAACCAGCATAAGTCAGAACTTCCTTTCTGCTGAGATCTAAAAAAATTGCAGCAAGAATCTTCAAGAATTGTATCATGTTGTCCCAAGAATGTTATCTATCTTTACTGGAAAGATACTCGTGAACCACAAGCTTTTAGCAAAACTACAATCTCTAAAGAGATGCAAGCTACTTTCAACACCAGAACCACACAATGAGCACTCTTTTTCTGGTATAAAATGAAGTTTATTCTTAATTGGAATAGCTTCATTTAAAAATCTCCAAACTAAAATGGTTATTCTAGGATGAATGTCAGAATGCCACAACCATTTCCAAACATCATTTTTAGGTTTAAAACCTCAAGCTTTGATCAACACAATATGCACTCTTAATCGAGAATCTCCAATCTTGTTTGTTCTTCCACACAATCTGATCTTTATGAGGACATGGTAGCCTCAAGATACCTAGAATACGGTTACCCAAATTTTCTCCAAAAATTTGAAGAACTACTTCTCTATTCCAAGAATAACCAATTGATAAGTCTGCAACAATTTTAGCGGTGAATCTATTGGTTCTGAGACTGTCCATCATGTTTTTAAAATCTGTAAACTCCATCCAAGGAATCCAAGATTATTTCCATAGATTGATTGAGCTACCATCTGCCACCAACAAAATCGAACCATTAGTTAAAACACTACGAACTTCTTAAAGACACTTCCATAAAAAACAGATAACTTTATTtaccttaattttttattaaaaaaaatagcatcAATATCATTGTATgatatcaatataaattcttagaATGACATTTATGTCTCTCCAACAGTATAGCAGTAGCACCTTTATATTTTGCCAATTAGTTGTCCACCTCAACAAGCAttctttaaaatttaactaatggAGATGCGCTAAGAGTGTTAGACACTATTGATGTCCTTTAGTATTTCTCTTTCCAATAAAGTCTTATATCCCGACTCTTTTGACCAGCATGATCCACGTGACGGTGCAGGTTAATTGGTCGACATGTCTACATAGGGTCATCCCTGACTGAATTTGAGCCCAAGGAAAAATGATTTTTTAGGccctttttataaaaaaataaataaatgatatttttaaaacttattaaaaaaaatgtatatttattaaaagtttttttttatttggatcTCTAATAAGAGCAGGCCTTAGGCGCGTGCTTAGCTCGCCTTAGCTTAGAGTCGATCCTGAGTCTACATCAAAAATTTTGCAATCCTATTGACCAGTCCATACCAACCATGTTGATCAAGTTGGTCTTGAAAGTGGGGATGAATAACAATACTCTATATTTTTATCttactaaaataattataatttgattgagaaaaaaaattattattaatccattaaaataaatcaaatatatttatgtattatgAGTAACTATCTGACTGTTAAGTATTAAGTAAATTGTCACGTGGTAATTTTTGAATGGTATAGATCATTACATTTTTAAGTATCTAActgttaagtgttaagtaaattaTCACATGACAATTGAtccaaattattaaatttttactttaaaaaaaattagtttaaattccaaaaatataacttactactaaaaaataaacttaatatttatttaaaaactaGAGTTAAACCTATTTAATTAGGCCATAAAttactttaataaataaatagtttagttactaattttacctaaaataagtataatttgattaagaaaaaatcattaaacaaatatattttatgtattatGAGAAAGATTGGAGAAAGATTCGATAAGGAACCAAAATCAATGGCGAGAGCCTTCATAGGCTCCACACCCACCAacccattcccattttctcaatcaAGCTCAACCCTTTTCCACAAAAGCTCACGTCTTTCCTCCGCCGGAGCAATGCCGGACCACCGCGACCCGCTTCTCCCTCCTCCTCAACCCCATCCCTCTCTGGAAATCGTCGACGGAGCTCGTGGTTCCTTTCTCCCAGCGTTAAAGACTCTGCTACGACCTTACACCGCTTTTCCAGTCGTCGGATGGAATCGCCACGTGGAAACCATCTTCGCCGCCTTCTTCCGATCTGTTCCCGACGTTAGACTCCGTCGCGAGTGTCTCCGTACTAAGGATGATGGTTCTGTAGCTCTCGATTGGGTTTCTGGTGATGATCGTAGCTTGTCTCCTGATTCTCCTCTTCTTATTCTTCTGGTAATTTGATTTATGAGAAAATGTAATTCGAATTGAGGTTTTGTACATTATAGTAGTCTGATTAGGTGTAATTAACTAAGCTAAGCTGTGGTAATTTGATGCTTAATCAGTTGTGTATATTGAGTAATTGCAGCCTGGTTTGACTGGTGGTAGTGATGATTCTTATGTGAGACATATGATACTTAGAGCCAAAAGAAAGGGATGGCGTGTGGTTGTTTTCAATAGCAGGGGTTGTGGACATAGCCCTGTTACCACTCCTCAGGTCCGtatactcatatatatatatatatatatatatacacacattgtCATACACTGAATTATAAATTACAATAATAGGCAATTTGATACAACaaagttagaaatttataaCACTTTGAGTAATTGAATGTTTGGAAAACATACTTGATTTATTCGTTGAGATAGTTAAGAAATGATGGACATTGGTAGTGCAATACTAACCTaacatatgtatttatagagtagAATCCAGTAACAGAACTTTGTTGGACTGATTCCATACTTCTACTTCAACTAGACTTCACACATCTTCGCTAAGTAAATCATGGGTTAAAACGACAAAGAGCTATTCATCAACTAAAATCTTATTAATAAAACAATTCTGATCAGGCCTGAATAAATATTggatctttttttttcttcttcataatagATATCTCTGAGCTTGTCCTAAGTTCTCACCTTCTGTATCCCTTGAAATTACTATCTTAGGTAGACCATTTTGTATGCAGTTATGCCCGTTTTCAGAATCGATGGTTAGCCATCAAAGCTTGATGTGTTTGGAATATTGAATTATAAATTTCTTTGAGGGGTTAGCAAGTGTTACTTCATGTTGGGCTCTTTTGATCCCATTTGCCAACTATTGGATATTGTTAcgcaaagtaatgccttttttGGTTTCCCTGACCCTGAATTACATTGTTTTGTAACTTAATCAGTCAGGCCCTCTCTTCAGAATTGATGATTAGCTAATGCCATTACCTAATATATCGATTATCACAAGCTGAGGTGGGACAGTTAATTTAGTTATGCCCATTCTAGAATTGGCGATTAACTATAGAAACTTATTGGATACCGAATAATGAAGTTTAAAATTATTGTGGAGCTAGCAAGTGTTTCCTAATGCTGGAATCTTTCGAATCTCATTTACCAAAGAACTGCTGCATTACAAAATGAAagcttatgttttattttttgtgtgCTTTCTATTTGGATTGTCAAGTTGCGATTTTGAAGTCTAATATGCTGATGACATAACTAAGTTTGTGATTATCTCATAACACTGATCTGCAGTTCTATTCAGCTTCATTTTTAGGAGACATGCATGAAGTAGTAGCACATGTTGGTGCTCGGTATCCGAAAGCTAATTTATACGCTGTTGGTTGGTCTCTTGGTGCAAACATACTCGTTCGCTATTTAGGCCAGGTAAGACAATCCTTTAATTATCCTCATAATCATGTCCATAATGGGGTTGGGGACTAGAAGAATTGAACATTAATCTGCCAAGCACAACTAGTTGACAGTTATCAAATAGAGCTCCTATGTAATCTAGATTTATGTGACCTTAACCCATGGTTTTGAGGCTTAGTCCACTCTGTAAGAGAAGTTATTGTTTGATTTTGAATGGATTAAAACTACAACATACTATTGTCTTTTTCTTACCTTTACACTGCTACTTGCAGGAATCTGATAAGTGCCCCCTTTCTGGTGCTGTGTCATTGTGCAATCCCTTCAATTTGGTCATTGCAGACGAGGATTTTCGCAAGggattcaataatgtttatgacaaaGCTCTTTCGAGTGCTCTttgcaaaattttcaaaaagtaACTCCTTGATATACTGATATAGTTTTcctatataaaaagaaaagctcAAATTAATAAGTCCATTGGTTGATGCTACATTGCAGGCATGCTCTACTTTTCGAAGACATTGGTGGTGATTTTAATATTCCATTGGCTGCCAATGCTAAGACTGTCAGGGAGTTTGATGAAGGACTAACTCGtggtaaatatttattgataaaACTGCTTTTTCTACCTAGATAGATACAATGATCAAATATTATCACTGATGAGAGCATTCCCTATGATATTCAATATAAACTTTCAGTTTCATTTGGCTTCAAGTCAGTAGATGATTACTACTTTAACTCCAGTAGTTCTGATTCCATTAAAGATGTCTGCAGACCTTTGCTTTGCATCCAGGTAATACCGCAGTCATATCCCATACATTCATTATTGTCGTTCTACATCTCACCATACCATTACCATAAATGTGTCATAAGATTTTGATAATCATCTGGTTTAGGTATTAAGCTGGTTTTTTCTTGACATTGATCAGTGAATACTTGACAATTGATTCTTCATGTaactttttttctatttaaagtGCTAAATAGAAGTGACCAAGAAGATGGCTCACTTATAGGATATGGTTGATAATATTCTCATGTTATGTTAGGATTCCACATCAACTAAGCATGGAATTGGTGGTATATTATTACTTGGGCACCCTCCTCTCTTAGGCTAGCTTTTTGAAGTGAGTTCTACTCAAGTAGTTGTAAAAAATAGTATCAGAGCCATGCACCCTTAAGTGGAACCGACGTTGTTGAAGGGGCGACCTTTGGAAAAAGTACAAAGTGGGCCACGGCAGAGTAGGCCGCCATGGATGTGGGCTCTAAAGGAGAGTGTACTTTTAGGATTCGACATTGACCAAGTATGGAATTGGTTGGTGGTATATAACTACTCGGGCACTCTTTTCTTAGGCTAGCTTTTGATAGTCAAAATTCTACCAAGTGATTGTAACATGTTAAAAATGATGATAATATTGAAGAGAACATGCAAGAACTGTTAACTAAAATCTACAAGCATCTTGAATGGACTTAGATAGTCGGGAGATTTTAAAGGTTTATATAGGGAAGTGTACAATTGAAGGACCTCTAGTTGTtgctaccacattttttttttaattctttgtTGCATATTCATATATGGCACCATGGATTTGAAAAGGTACTGATGCAggagttgtgtgtgtgtgtgttcatCTTTTCATGAATTACCTTCTCTATGAAGTCatcataattatttttcttaatgatTTACAGGCAGCAAATGATCCAATCGCTCCAAATAGGGGAATTCCTCGAAAAGATATTAAGGTCTGAGGGAATTCTTGTGCTCTATAAATACTAATACAACCTTCCAAAagcttaatattataatttgaattttCCCATACATTTTCACAGGAAAATCCAAACTGTTTGTTGATAGTGACACCACAAGGCGGTCATCTCGGTTGGGTTGCTGGCGATGAAGCTCCCATTGGAGCTCCTTGGACAGATACTGTAGTCATTGATTTCCTTGAGCATTTAGAGAGAgaagcatcatcatcatcatcatcatctagtAACACAGGCAGCATAGTGCACCATATGGAAGTGTAAGTATCACCAATTGCCTCATTCTTGTATGAATATTCTTTTGTTGCCATTGCAGCAAATTACACATTATAAATTTAtgaaaatcaaatcaaatcaaatcaacCAATCAATTGTGAAGGTGTAACATTTTGTGTTGATCTTGATTCAGAACActgtaaaaagataaaaaatatgaattatGAATATGATATTGTGATTCAGAGATTCTTTGCAGTCTTTTTTTGGTACCTTATTTGGATTGTCTCTATATGTGAAGGAATCTCTTGACTTGATTCCTTTTTCTTTGTGATTTTCTTTACACATTTATCCAAATAATCTCTTGACTTTATCAACATCACAACTCATCAATTCAATTGCAATTTTGCTATTAATGTAGACACAATTTAGATATATAACACTCACCAACtaaaattggattatatatacataatattgtGTGTAGAAATTTCCTTTTGAAGATGACCCCTCAAAGTAAAGACTATTCAAAAAACAAtaacttcttttcttttcttttttccccTTTGTGAGGTGATATATATTATCCttttaaacataaatatttgttaataaaattagaGGGATTAAATTTTTAAGATTTCAAATGAGAAGATCCAAGATTTAATCACTTTTTCTATTACTCTAACATTCTAACATTctctaacatattatattataaattataataatttttataaaatattgttgATAAGTTAGGTCCTTATAAGAATGGTCGAAATTGATGATGGGATTGGGTTATTAGGCCAAGAAAAAAGGAAATTAAGAAAGAgagatgtgtgtgtgtgtgtggggATAAGGTTACTAAGATTCTGACATGAACCCCACTTTCGTACATTCATGTCCCCTCTACAcctcactaatatcttaaataatttcattcATTAtcaaaccataaaaaaaaaattaggaaaaattatattatatatttcaaataattttaattgcttttaaaaaataaaaatattgatttttgCATGGTGGTgtacatttaatttattataaaaatattttatatattaaataaataaaataatttttattaaaaaaattgttaatattatttaaattttgtgttctataaaaattattaaatgaacttgtattttattaaatgataaaataaattatatatttttttttaaaatgatattaacaatttttttaatataactaacttaaaaataattcttaacatgaataaaaaatataattttttttggtcaTAATACTTTTAGattgatttattattaagttttattttaataaaaaatcaatttagagtattattttagaaaatataactctaattttttatttaataaaaaaaattcaataaataacttttataaaatattaagtcTAAAATAAAGTTCAATAATTTACTttacatttataaaaattaataaaaacacatataatatatataactttgttAGGTGTGGAATATTATAATTTTCGTAATGCATATATTAGAAGGACGAAGCAAGccatttcaaaaaagaaaagaagaaaaaaaaaaggtgtaaTAAAAATGGAAAGTAGAATAAGACAAAATAGATGAGTACTTATGTCATTGTTATATTATATGGTCTTATCTCTACCACGTGATTCTCTAGAATATACTTcaactaataatatattatcctaattttacaaaaaaaaaaaaagtaggccaaaaatatttaaatgaaaTCTAactaattaatgaaaattttaatatttttattaaaaatgtaaaaataataattttagtatgtaaaatataaaaaaaataataaacgaATAAAGATGTATCATTTAatgttatatttaaatataataataaaacaatatcgaaatgatataaatataattaaatatatataattaaaaaattaatatgtttATGATGATTAACAATTAAAATTGTATCAATTTTTGGtacattattaaattattttttaaaattataatttaacttTAAATCACTTTATATTTTAAtctaggctaattagtaattttttcgctgaactttgacatgtatcaaatcgtgccctctgaacttttttggttattaaaaattttccccgaactattgagattgttagatttaagggcttctgtctaatttcattcaattttactgtttcagtgattgtttatatactaaatcatgtttcacagactttgatatctaccaaatcatgcctctaaaactttgatatgtactaaattatgcccttaatttttattcatgttagaatttttttacaaaaattagacaaaagttcttaaatctaacaatctcaatagtttaagagaaatttttaacgaccaaaaaaattcagaagtataatttagtacatatcaaaattcgagaggaaaaattactaattagcatTTAATCTATGAAATTGTTTTTagtcttttataaaaatatattagttaAATTGGGTATCGAGAGCCTAGAGCTCTAGCTagcttttcatttctttttaaaagaattaatgattatattaataattactgCATTTAATTACTTAAGGGTAGTGTATACTCATTTGTTACCTTTCATTTTATCACGAATAGGTTTGGCAtcctgttttttttaattaatgttcatttaatattttgcattttaaaattacacactatattttaaattcaaattttattaattagattgTAACATCACTACTTTAAGTCTTCATTAGGCATCCTCCCACACAAACTAATTAATGGGTCTAACATCTACTGCTTCTTAGAATGACGATTAGCCTTGTAAATTAATTGTTTTCTAACGTACTTTGTTATCACTTACATATTTTATAGTAAAACTTTTTAGGAGAGGTCATTCATGATTACTCTAGATTAAGCACACTTAACTTTAGTGTTCTTGAGACTAAGTGATtggttattgaaaaaaaaaatgcatatcTGGTTGATTTATGCAGTACCAATCTATccatttaaattattttcaacTATGTCGTCTATAGTTAGAATCATCAAACTTGACATTCCTCAAACAATGTAAAATTACACAACTTTTGGAATATTTATCTTTATGAATGATCACGAGACTACTAATTATTACATAAATATTATCATGATGATCAATCTCCGACCCTTCAATTATGTTAGAAtagttataaaataaaatttaattatttaattacataaaACTCATAGCAGTTtgataaaattgataaaattttaatgATTAAATTTGAGTAGTTGAGACTCAtgtataatttca is part of the Cannabis sativa cultivar Pink pepper isolate KNU-18-1 chromosome 5, ASM2916894v1, whole genome shotgun sequence genome and encodes:
- the LOC115717068 gene encoding embryogenesis-associated protein EMB8 gives rise to the protein MRKIGERFDKEPKSMARAFIGSTPTNPFPFSQSSSTLFHKSSRLSSAGAMPDHRDPLLPPPQPHPSLEIVDGARGSFLPALKTLLRPYTAFPVVGWNRHVETIFAAFFRSVPDVRLRRECLRTKDDGSVALDWVSGDDRSLSPDSPLLILLPGLTGGSDDSYVRHMILRAKRKGWRVVVFNSRGCGHSPVTTPQFYSASFLGDMHEVVAHVGARYPKANLYAVGWSLGANILVRYLGQESDKCPLSGAVSLCNPFNLVIADEDFRKGFNNVYDKALSSALCKIFKKHALLFEDIGGDFNIPLAANAKTVREFDEGLTRVSFGFKSVDDYYFNSSSSDSIKDVCRPLLCIQAANDPIAPNRGIPRKDIKENPNCLLIVTPQGGHLGWVAGDEAPIGAPWTDTVVIDFLEHLEREASSSSSSSSNTGSIVHHMEV